Part of the Hydrogenimonas thermophila genome, CACCTCATCAATACGTTTAGAGGTTCCTGCCATTAAATTACCGCCTGCTCCTAAAAAACCCAAAGCTGCGGCAATTTGTAAAAAATCCCTTCGGTTTATATCCATAATAGTATCCTTCTTATCGCTTCAATCCGGGGATGGAAATCTTTTTATCTTTCTTTTTTGCCAGATTGGTTACATAAACTTCTAAAGCCACCATTTCTTTACTACCTATAGGAAGTACTGCCAAAAGAGCATTTTTCATACACCCCTGAAAACGGCGTTGTAGTGTTCTAAGAGATGATTTTGTCATTCGATATGCAGGCCAAGTTCCACCAGCATTTACATCACCGAGATTTGGTAATGGCTGTGTACGTAAAATTAGTCCAACAACCTCTTTTGAGTGGCAACTGTTGCAAGAAAGCCCCCGTTTCCCTCTTTTGGTCATAAACATTTTCTCTCCGAGTTTGAAACTTTCTTGCATCTTTTTATTGGCATTTACATCAATATTGATTTGCTCATCATTTGCCAAAGATTTTGCATATGCAAGCATTTCAAACATTTCACTACTTTTAAGTTTATATGGCTTGTGTCCGTTAAGATACATAACTGCCTGCAGTACCTGATCAAGTCCTAAAACCTCATCCACTTGAGGAATGTAGCGTGGAAATGAAGCTATTGTCTTTGGCAACTCATCTACTTTTACACCAAGAAATTTAGCCAAAGCCTCTTCTGTTACCAATTCATCAAACAGTTCACTTCCCTCTTCAACAAAAATATCAGCCGGATTATTCTCAAGCATCTCCTGATAAAGAGCACGATCTGCATCTGACATACTAAACTGTTCAGAAGCCATTGTTAGTGAAACAGTCAATGCTGAAGCAGCTATGAGTGATATCATCTTTCTCATTGATTATCCTTTTTTAGGCTTGACCTTTTTGGTCTTTTCGTGCACTTCACCCTGATTATCTTTATAAACTACTTTTATAACTCCACGACCTGTTATTTTCATATTTATAGAGAAATATGGGTTAGTAGAGACTGACTCCCAAACGATCATTTTTGTAACAAGTTGATCATTATAGAAAAACTGTACATCATTAATGTAATGCGCCGGAATAATCTTCCCTGTCTTTTTATCTTTGCGCATACCTGTATCCATTGGATGAATAACAATAAAATCAACTTTGACTGTATCGCCTACTTTATACTTTTTAGGTTTTATTTTAATAAGTGATTTTCGTTTTGCCATAATTTTCTCCTTTTCCTATCAACCGCATCCGCCGATGGTTACTTTTACACTTTTGTGCGCCTTAATAAATGTTCCGTCTCTAAGTTCAGCAACTGCTACAACTTCCTGTGTTCCGCCAAGCTTAATGCGCGTAGCAAAGTATGCTTTCCCATTTAGCGGTGTTAAAAATACATCTGCACATCTTGCATTAGAGTTTTTAGTTGCCAATACATGAATTGACTTGACATAATTATTTGGCTCCATTGGATAATCAACAGTAACTTTTACCGGTACAACAGCACCATTTTCCGCAATTTCAGGAACTACCAAATTTACTTTGTCTGAATCTTTTGCACCTTTTCCATTTGTGATGATCTCAAGTGCTTTTTTATAAGAGATCTCATTTGGACTTTTTGGTTTTTTACCTGCCCCCAGTGAAATGGTTGGCGCTCCTACAGCCGTTAATGCACAAGCACCAGCCAATCCTTTTAAAAATCCTCTTCTTTCCATTATTTTCTCCTTTAGCTCTTATTTTTTTTCACTCACAACATAAGATGTAATATCGCAAATTTCACGAGGCGTAAACAGACCTGTTGTTAGATTTACAGTCATATGTGTATTTGGATTGTGTACACGTGGATCAGCTATCTGCTGATAGACATACTCATATGTCCTAACACCAGTATCTATGAAGTGTTTTTTGTAGTTATGAAGATCAGGGCCTATGTTTCCACCGCCTTTAGCACCCTCTATATTGTGACAAGCTACACAGTTTCCATACTGTTTAGGCTTTTTCTTGCCACCTGCAATTACAAACTTTGCTAACCCTTTTGGCGGTTTGCTTTTTGCTTTTTTTCCGTTGAGATTATGAAAGATATATTCGCCTCTAGCTATTGCCAAAGGATCTGTTATAATACACTCTTTTGGCATTACATACTTTTTTGGCGGTGCAAGTTTATCTTTTTTCAAGATTTTACTTGCATCCGGCATTTCTACAATACTTTTGAGATCAGCAGAATATAGCGTCTCAGAAAGACAAAATGCCAGTAATCCGGCACTAAGCATCAAGCTTCTGTTCCGATGCATGTTAAACTCCTAAATTTAAGTTCAACAGCATCGTAACAATTAATTGTAAATTTTTAGTAAATTTTCTCTATATATACATATTTAAAAAACTAATCTATCTGCTTACTCTTTCGATGGTACCTTTGTACAATCTCTGGATCTGGATGAAGAGTAGTTTTGGCTTTCTCTTTGCCTTTGTAAGGTATATGAGAAAGGACATATCGAATAGATTCTAATCTGGCAGATTTTTTGTCGTTGCTTTTAACAATAATCCAAGGAGAGTATGTAGTATGTGTTCTGCTAAACATCTCCTCTTTATAGTAGGTTATCTTATCCCACATCTTTTGTGCCTGCAAGTCTACAGGACTTAATTTCCACTGCTTCAAAGGATTGTTCATTCTCTCTTTAAATCTCTTTTTCTGCTCTTTTTTAGAAATGGAAAACCAAAATTTGATCATAATAATTCCATCATCTATAAGAGCGTGCTCTATTTCAGGGACTTCTTGCATAAACTTTTCATACTGCTCTTCAGTACAAAAACCAAATACCGGCTCTACAATAGCACGGTTATACCAGCTTCTATCAAAAAAGACTATTTCACCAGGATTAGGTAAGTGAGCAAAGTATCGTTGAAAGTAAAACTGTCCAGCTTCAACTTCTGTAGGTTTTGGTAGAGCTACAACTCTGTAGCGTCTTGGATTTAAACGCTCAGTAAAACGTTTTATTGCCCCACCTTTACCAGCAGCGTCACGCCCTTCAAAAATGATAAGTACACGTTTTTTATTTTCATAAACCCAGTTTTGAAGTTTGATCAACTCTACTTGAAGATTTATGAGATCCTCTTCATATCTTACTGTTTTTAATGTTTTTTCTAAACTTTTGCCTTTGGCAAGAAGACATAAGCCACTTTTAGTACATAAATCATCTAATGCTTTTTGAATATTTTTAATCTTTCTTTTCAGCTTTTTGTCATCAATACCCTTCTTTAACTCCTCAAGCTCCTCATATATCATTATTAATCCTTATTACTGTTGTTTTACACACAGTAATATTCTATTACTGAAGTGATTAATTTAACTTAAATTCAAAATAAAATTTCAGTTAGCTCAAGTGGTTTAGAAACACTCTTTATATGAGACATCTCTTTAGGCAAAACTTTTGAATACCCCCAAGATGCAAAAATGGCATTTACATTAGCCTGCTCTGCTGCCATTATATCTTTTGGGCTATCTCCTATCATCCATATCTCATCATAGTTTGCAGCTTCACAGATTTTATGGATCATCTCTGGGTGTGGTTTAGGATTTTTAACAAGATCTGCACCTACAATATCTTTAAAACATCTCTCTATTCCATTATTTTGTAAAATAAGTTTTGATGTAACAGTAGGTGCATTGGTTGCTACAAAAAGTTCGCATTTGGCCCCAAGAAGATGATCTAACACTTCAATAATTCCATCAAATGTTTTTGCATTTAGCAAACACTGTTTACTGTAATGCTCTTCAAATAAATTTTCAGCTTCTGGTTCATAATTTTTTACACCATAAAACTCATAAGCAAGATTTAACCCAGGTATATTCATTAACTTTGTAATCTCATCAGCACTCATTGGCTCAAGACCATAAATCTCTCGTCTTACATGGTTAATAGAAGCAGTAATATCTGCATGCGTATCTACCAGTGTTCCGTCAAGATCAAAAATAACTGTTTTCATAATTTAAAAAAATCTCCTATAATTTTAAATAGAATCCTCTATCTAAATCTGCCAAATCCTTATAAAAAATTGGTTCACTAAGATTCATACTCTTACAAAAATTAAAGATAGGTTCACGCTGATCATAACCCATTTCACAAACTAGATGAGGAATATCTCTATCTTTTGCTGTTAAGATAATTTTACGAAGTAATTCATCTCCTGACTCTCCTCCAATAAGAGCACTTTTTGGTTCAAACAAAACTGGTTTTGGCAAATCAAACTCTTTACAAATGTATGGAGGGTTGGAGACAATGATCTCTATATTTTTATCAATGTTGTCTAGCAGATTGGTATTATACAGTTCTATACGGCTTTCAAGACCATATCTATTTATATTTTTTTTTGCATAGTTTAAAGCATCTTCAGAGATATCTGTAGCAATAATTTTCAATTCTGGAAAAATTTTAGCTAGCATTATGCTTACTGCACCACTGCCTATGCCTATCTCACACATAACTTTTAGATTATGTTTGCGTATGATCTCAGCTGCTTTATCTACAAGTAGCTCTGTTTCAGGTCTTGCTATTAAAACACCTGGTCCTACTTCAAGCTCAATATCATAAAATGATACACGTCTAGTTATATACTCTATAGGCTCATACTCTTTTCTTCGTTTTACAAGTTTAAAAAACTCTTGAAGCTCACCAATCTCTTTATTACTATTCGTATGAAGCCATACTCTATCTTGATTAAGATAGTATGACATCAATATCTCAGCTTCCAAACGCGGTCTTTGTGCTATATTTGAAAGCTCTTTTGCAGCAGTACGCAACGCATCTTCTATTATCATATATTACAATCACCTTTAAGTGCTTCATCTCTATTTTCAAACTTTATACTTTTATCACCCAATGCTTTTAATCGCTCTACTACAGGTGGATGGGAATGATAAAAAAAGATTGTAAGTTTATGAGATAGAGGAAAACTCTTATTTTCATCAACCAGTTTTTTAAGTGCACTTATTAAGTCTTCACTATTTCCATGAATTTCAACAGCATATCTATCTGCTTCATACTCATTACGTCTGCTCACAAGGCTCATAACAGGCATAAATATAAACAGATATACAGAAATCAAAAGCATAAATAGAATCTCTATCATTGCAGGAGTCTCTCTAACTCCAAGCTCCATAAATAGTTGCGAAGGAAGATGTCCTAAAATATAAAATCCAACAAATAAAATTGCTCCTAGCATTGCAATATTTTTATATATATCATTATGTTTAAAGTGACCAAGTTCATGTCCTAAAACAGCTAAAAGTTCATTATTGCTGAGTTTATCAAGCAGAGTATCAAATAAAACTACCCGTTTTGATTTGCCAAGACCTCCAAAATATGCATTTAATCTTGCATCACGCTTACTTGCATCAACAACAAATACCCCTTCACTCTCAAATCCACTTTTTTGGAGTAAATTTTTTATTTTTTCACTTAAAGCTTCATCTTTAAGAGGTGTAAACTTGTTGAACATTGGTGCAATGTATGTTGGAAAAAGAAGGTTAAGCAGTACAATTACAGAGAAGATAAGTAAGAAACTGAAAAACCACCAAGATGGAACATTAATAATGATCCAAGCTACTGACGCACTTAAAATAGATGCTATTATTAAAGTTAACAATCCACCTTTTATCTGATCTTTTATAAAAAGTTCCGGAGTTGAGTGATTAAATTTAAATCTCTCATCAATAACAAAAGTTTGATATATAGTAAATGGCAACTCTACAATATAGTTAACTATTAAAAATATATTTACGGCTATAGCCGCTTGTATAACTGGGTCAATATTCCAAGTCATTGTATCTATCCACCGTATTCCCCACGAAAGCCAAAAGATAAAGAGAGCATACTCAACAAGCGTTTCTAAAATTTTAAGACGCTCATTGGTAATGAGATACTTTGCAGACTTTATCCAGCTACTTGGTTTCATAAGTACAGGAGGCATATCTTTTGCTTTTGAAACATACCCTATTTGCATAACACTTATATATATCTTTATCAATACATACAAAAAGAATATAATAGATAAAACTTCAACCATTTTTTACTATCCTTTTATTCAGATTAGGTGGATTATAGCCAATATAGGTTAAAATTCCATTCAATAATATTAATTTAACTCAACTTTATAAGAAAAGGTATCTATGGCACTTGTAGACCTACTGGAAGTCGATAAACAGTTTGAATCGCAGATTATTTTTCAAGGCATAAATTTTCATATTGATGAGTATGAACGCATTGTTATTGTTGGACGAAATGGTAGTGGTAAATCAACACTAATGAAGATAGTCAGTGGTGAAATTGAACCAGATGCAGGAAAAAGAATTGTTAGACAAGGGTTAAAAATTGAGATGCTGGCTCAGCAACCAGTGTTTGAAGCGGGACTTAGTGTACGAGAAGCTATAGAAAATGAGTTGACTGAAATCCAAGAAGCAAAAAAAAGATATGAAGTTATCTCTGCAAAATTGGCTGAAGATTTTGACAATAAATCACTGCTTGAAGAGCATTCAAAGCTATCAGCTTTTTTGGATTTCCACAATGCTTGGAACCTTGATGATAAAATTGAGCGTATTTTAAAAGAGTTTGATCTTAAAATTTATGAAGTTCGTCCTGTAAACCTACTAAGTGGGGGAGAACAAAGACGTGTAGCTCTTGCCTCATTACTTCTTAAAAAGCCAGATATTCTTTTATTAGATGAGCCAACCAACCATCTTGATGTGTATATGGTTGAATTTTTAGAAGAGTTACTTCTTAAAGAGAAATTTACACTATTGCTTATATCTCACGACAGATACTTCATAGACCGCATAGCCACACGAACAGTTGAGATAGATGATCATAAACTTCGTAGTTTTAAAGGTGGATATGAGAGCTATCTGCAACAAAAAGAGGCTCTTTTGCATGCAATGCGTAAAGAGCATGAAAATCTTTTAAAACTTCTAAAAGCTGAAGAGGAGTGGCTTAACCGTGGTGTAAAAGCTCGTCTAAAACGTAATGAAGGAAGAAAAAAACGTGTTTTAGAGATGAGAGAGCAGGCAAAGAAAAATCCTGCAATGATACGAAAAATAAAGCTGGAATTGGAAAGAGAAAAGCACCACTTTAATCGTGAAGATGGAGTAAGCCGCAAAAAAGTACTCTTTGAGATAGAACATCTTGAAAAAAGGCTTGGCGATAAACTTCTTATACACAACTTTTCAAACAGAATACTTCAAAAAGATCGCATAGCTATTGTTGGTAAAAATGGTAGCGGTAAATCAACACTTTTAAAACTTCTTCTTGGAAGAGAAAAGCCAGATGGAGGAGTCATAAAACGTGGAGATTTTACTATAGGTTACTTTGATCAGCACCGTGAAATGTTAGATGACAATAAAAACCTTATAGAGACTTTCTGTCCATTTGGCGGTGACAGGGTTGATGTACAGGGTAAAAATATGCACGTATTTGGATATCTTAAAAATTTCCTCTTTCCAAAGGAGTATTTGGATAAAAAGATAGGAGTACTAAGCGGTGGTGAAAAGAATCGTGTTGCACTTGCCCTGCTTTTTACTAAAAAGGTTGACTGCCTAATTTTGGATGAACCAACTAACGACCTTGATATTCCAACAATTAACATTTTAGAAGAGTATCTGCTAAATTTCCCAGGTGCACTCATCTTTGTAAGCCACGATAGATACTTTGTAGATAAAATTGCAAAGAAACTATTTATATTTAAAGGTGAAGGTATTGTTGAAGAGAGTTATCAACCCTACTCTGAATTTCTTGCTATTGAAAAAGAGATTAAAAATATTGAGCAGTTTGAACACGAAATTGAGATAGAAAAAGAGAAACCAAAAGTTGAGCCTAAAAAACGTAAGAAAAAATTGAGTTATAATGAAAAACGCGAGTTAGAGTCACTGCCTGAAGAGATAGAGTCACTTGAAAACCGTATTGCAGAGATTAATGCTTGCCTTGCAGACCCTAAGTGTTACCAAGAAAAAGGTATTCAAAATCTAACTGATGAATTAAATAAACTGGAAGTTGAGTATAATTTAAAAGCTGATCGATACCTTGAACTTTTAGAATTGCAAGAAGAGCTGGAAGGAGAGTAAAGAATGGAAAATAGTCAACAAATATCGTTAACAACAATTCAAGATGAGATTCGTAATGAAACAGGAGTCATGCTCTACTTTTGGGGTGAGCATTGCAATGTCTGTCATGCTCTGCAACCCAAACTCTTTGAAGCATTTGAAGAAAATTTTCCAGCCATTAAACTAATCACCATAGATGTTGCTGAACATGCCAATATTGCCGCACACTTTGGTGTTTTCTCGATTCCAACAGCGATCATATTTTTAGATGGAAAAGAGTTTGCCCGTGTCAGTCGAAATGTGAGTATTCCAGCACTTATCAAGCAAATAGAACGTCCATACAAAATCTTGACATTATAAAATTTCTTCCAACAACTATTCTAGTATCAGACATTTACTAACCTTACATAATTTGAAGATTTTTACGATTTGAGCTAAAAAATTGCATGATTAAAAATGCATAAAGTTATTTATTAAATTAACTTAAATTTATAATGTCGTTCGAAATACAATTGGGGTAGACTGCTCTTATCTCTTATGAAAGGAGTTGCCATGAAAAAAATACTCTTGGCACTTGGACTAGGAATTATAATGTTGGTCGCTGGTCAAGCTGAAAAACCTTTGACTCCAGAGCAAAAAGCTCTAAAAAATACGATGCAAACCTTGTCCAAAGGACTGATGCGCATTCAAAAAGCAATTTTATACAATAACAAACAGGAACTACTTGCAGGTATACGAATGCTTAAAACAGTAGAGACAGGCTTTTTGACAAGACATGGTGAAGCATTAAAAAAGTATATGCCCAAAAATCCAAATTTTGCTATAAGTTTTGCAAAACTTAGTGAAAAGAATATCGAACGCTATGTCCGTATGATGCGAAGCGACATCTATTCAAAACGCGACTACAGCAGAATAACAGCGGGTTATACCCATATCATGCAAGAGTGTATAGGCTGTCATCAAAAAATAAGACAATGGAAATGGGAAGAAAATTAATTTAAATATATTAAACTAAGGGTGCCTTTTCATAGAGTTACCTGCCAAATAACCGCTTGCCCAGGCAAAGTGGAGATTATACCCTCCCCTTTTGCCAACAATATCGAGTACTTCACCTGCAAAATAGAGACCAGCAACCTTTTTTGATTCCATTGTTTTAGGATCAACTTCAGCTGTATCTACACCACCACCTGCCACTTCAGCATGTTTGTATCCATGTGTATCTGTAACATCAAAACGCCAATCAAGAGTTTGAGATGCTATACGTCTTAACAGTTTTGCTCCAGCTTCAACTGCCAATATAGTACTATCTATCTTTAAAGAGTCAATAAGTACTTGTACTATCTTATATGGTAACAACCCTTCTAAAAGTGATTCTATTGTTAAATAAGGTGCCAGCTTTGCTGTACGTTGTAAATATGATACTAATGCTTGACGATCAAATGATGGTAAAAGATTAACTCCAATTGTTACCTTCTCTCCTTGAGTAAGTGCCGGTACAGCAAAAGATGATATATCAAGTATGGCAAACCCTGAAACACCATAGCGTGTAAATAGCAGATCACCTCCTATTGTTACCTCTTTTTTTCCATTTATGTATAGTGTTACTTCAGCATCACACTTTACACCACTCATTCGCTCATGCCATCTATCTGCTAAATGTAAACCTACTAACGTTGGATAAGTTGGAACTATTGTATGACCAAAAGATTTGGCAAACTTGTAACCGCTATCACTACCGCCAAGCTGTGGTGCTGCAGGTGAGCCTGTAGAGATTAGAAGTTTGTTATAACTCTCTTTTTTATCAGAAGTTTCAACAACAAATTTGTCTGAAACCTTTTTAACAGAATTAACAGTTGTTTGTGTAACTATCTTAACACCAAGGTAGAGCGTATAACATTTCAAAGAGTTTTGAACAGATTTAGCTGTATTGCTAAGTGGATAACATCGTCCATCAGGCTTAGCTTCAAGCAATAGCCCAATCGATTCACAAAAACGCTCAAAAGCTTTAAAATCAAACTGTTTAAGTGCAAAATTTACAAAAGATGGATGACGACCAAAATAGTCATTAAAAGATAGTGAAGTGTTGGAAATGTTACATCTTCCATTACCGGAAGCTAGGATCTTTTTACCAACTTCACTGTTTTGTTCGTAAAGATCTACTTTGACTCCGGCTTTGGCAGCTGTGATAGCTGCCATTAGCCCTGCGGCTCCACCGCCTATAATGGCTACGTGCATTATATAAACTTAAGAATCTCTTCCTCAATCTTCTCTTTATCAATTACCGTTTTATGAACAATCGGTTTTTCAAAGAGTTCAGCAATCATTTTAGGTACAGGTACATTAAACTTCTCACTGATCCACTTCAATGCATCAAGATCACGCTCCACTTCTCGTCCTAGAGCTTCACAAACAGTTGGACTAAATTTCGTCCACTCAGCAGTTGAATAGATGATTGTTTTAAGGCTCTTTTTTCGTAAGTTTTTATATGCTTTAAAACATGTAGCTGTATGAGGGTCCATAATATACCCTTTTTTGGCATACTCAGCTATAACCTCCTTACCCTCTTCATCACTGCTGAATGTTGCATCAAAATCTTCACGTAGAATCTCTAGCTCTTCGTGAGTTAGCTTATATTTGCCATTTTCAGCCAAATCATCCATTAATTGCTTAGTTCTGCTACTTCCAAACTTATCAAAAAGGATACGTTCAACATTAGATGACTTCAAAATATCCATTGCAGGAGATGTTGTTTGAATAAGTGACTTGCAAGTAAGGTCATACTCACCTTTTGTAATCAGATCAGTTAGAATATTGTTTATATTGGATGAAATCAGAATTTTTTCAACAGGCAATCCCATTTTCTTTGCATAGTAACCACCTAAAGCATTTCCGAAGTTTCCACTTGGAACTACAAGATAGACTGTTTCGCCTAAGCTGATTTCACCACGTTTTACAAGCTCTAAATAGCTATGAACATGGTAAATAATTTGGAAAATAATACGACCAAAGTTTACAGAGTTTGCGGCTGAAAGCTGTGTATTGCTCTCTTGCAGTTTTGCTTTGAAACTATCACTTGCAAGTAAGCTTTTTAGTGCTGTTTGGGCATCATCAAAGTCACCATTTATTCCGATCACCTTTTCATTGTTTGCCTCTTCAGTAACCATCTGCAAACGCTGAACATCACTTGTTCCACCACCAGGGTATAGACAAGCCACTTTTACATTTGATGCATTTTTAAAAGTTTCTAATGTTGCAGGACCTGTATCACCGCTTGTAGCCGCCATAATTAGGTAGTGCTCTTTGCGTTTTTCAGCAAGTTTGGAGAGAATGTAGCCAAATGGCTGAAGTGCCATATCTTTAAAAGCACGAGTTGGTCCATGCCACAACTCACTTACGAAAGCATCATCTTCTACTTTTTTCAATGGTACCGGATCATTTGGATCATCAAATGCATCATAACGATCAAGAGCAGCATTAAGATCAACTTCCGCTATATCTACATCAAACTTCTCAAAAAGTGCTTTGCAAAGCTCTTTGTAGTGACTATTGGAGTGTGCTTTAAAAAAGTCAAAATCAAGAGTTGGCAGCTTTTTAGGAACATATAGCCCACCAAAACTTGCACTTGGACTTAAAATTGCCTGACTAAATGTAACTTCTGCTGGTTTTACTCCATCATTTCCACGAGTTTCTATAAATGTCATAGACTTTCCTGACTATTTTTTTGTGCGATTATATCTAAATCAAGCTATTTAACGACTGAATCGATCCAGTCTAAATAGTTATCATCCCCATCATCAATTTTTAAAACTAGGATTTCTGGAACTTCATAGCTATGCAGCTTTTTTATCTCTTTTTTTAGCTTTTTAACTTTTGAATCAACTGTTTTAATAATCATTAAAGACTCTCTTGAGTGTTGCACTTTGCCTTTCCATTTATATATTGAACGAATTTTAGGGACAATATTTACACAAGCAGCAAGAGACTTTTCTACAATTTTATATGCTATTCGCTCCGGTTCATCAAGTTTAGAAGCAGTCACAATAACCAAACGATATTTACTCATACTTTAATTCCTTCTAGCAAAATTAATGAACAATCTGTGTTCCAATTCCTTCACTCGTAAAAATTTCAAGCAAAATTGAATGCTCAATGCGTCCATCTATAATATGCGCTTTTTGAACACCGCCATTGATTGCTTCTAAACAAGCATCAACTTTAGGTACCATTCCACCGCTTATGACCCCTTCATTTTTAAGCAGATTTATCTTTTCTGTTCCAAGTGTTCCAATGAGATTTCCTTCACCATCTAAAACACCTGGAGTATCTGTCAAAAATACTACTTTACTTGCTTTCAATGCAACTGCTACTTTACTTGCTGCAAGGTCAGCATTTATATTAAACCCTGGTTCACCAGGATCTTTACTAGCAGCAATTGGTGCAATAACAGGTATAAAATCTTCATTCATTAAGTTTTGTACTACATCTGCATGAATCTCTTCAATTACACCTGTATAACCCCACTTACTTCTATCTTTTGCTCGTGCCTGAATAAAATGGGCATCCTTTCCACTTATTCCAATTGCCTTAGAGCCATGATCATTAAGCAGTGAAACAATCTCTTTATTTACCTCTCCACTAAGTACCATTTCAACTATGCGCATAGCCTCTTTTGTTGTTACTCTTTGCCCCTCTACAAACTCAGTTTTAATACCAAGATCAGATAAAAGCTGAGTAATCTTAGGACCACCACCATGCACTACAACAGGTTTAATACCTACTAGATGCATCAACACGATATCTTGTGCAAACTTCTCTTTAAGCTCTGGAGAAGTCTGAGCCGCTCCACCGTATTTAATAACAATAGTCTGACCTGCAAATTTTCTAATAAAAGGAAGTGTATCAAGAAGAGTCTGTACAACTTGCATTTTCTTTTTCACGGTATATCCTTAAATTTTAAAAGTCTTGAAAAAAATATTATGGACTATAATATATAGTGGCTTTTTTTGTACTGAACAGTTTTATATTAGGGACCGTTCAGAATTTTGTGTCAACAACCAATAGTTACTAAGATTATATCATAGCTCGAGAGCTTCCTCGAGCCTACCTTCGAAAAATATAGCCAGTTGTGAGAGTGTCCATCGGCATTATCCACTTTTTCTGTGCGTTCTGAATTCCCATATAGAGTAGTTTTAAAAGTGAATTTTCATTTGGAAATGCTCCTTTAGTTTTAGTTAATTTTCTGAACTGTCTATGTACAGATTCAATAATATTGGTTGTATATATAATACGTCTTATATCTGCTGAATATTTGAAGTAGTTAGAAAGATTATCCCATTTATTTCTCCAAGAGTT contains:
- the soxY gene encoding thiosulfate oxidation carrier protein SoxY — translated: MERRGFLKGLAGACALTAVGAPTISLGAGKKPKSPNEISYKKALEIITNGKGAKDSDKVNLVVPEIAENGAVVPVKVTVDYPMEPNNYVKSIHVLATKNSNARCADVFLTPLNGKAYFATRIKLGGTQEVVAVAELRDGTFIKAHKSVKVTIGGCG
- the ppk2 gene encoding polyphosphate kinase 2, giving the protein MIYEELEELKKGIDDKKLKRKIKNIQKALDDLCTKSGLCLLAKGKSLEKTLKTVRYEEDLINLQVELIKLQNWVYENKKRVLIIFEGRDAAGKGGAIKRFTERLNPRRYRVVALPKPTEVEAGQFYFQRYFAHLPNPGEIVFFDRSWYNRAIVEPVFGFCTEEQYEKFMQEVPEIEHALIDDGIIMIKFWFSISKKEQKKRFKERMNNPLKQWKLSPVDLQAQKMWDKITYYKEEMFSRTHTTYSPWIIVKSNDKKSARLESIRYVLSHIPYKGKEKAKTTLHPDPEIVQRYHRKSKQID
- the prmC gene encoding peptide chain release factor N(5)-glutamine methyltransferase, which gives rise to MIIEDALRTAAKELSNIAQRPRLEAEILMSYYLNQDRVWLHTNSNKEIGELQEFFKLVKRRKEYEPIEYITRRVSFYDIELEVGPGVLIARPETELLVDKAAEIIRKHNLKVMCEIGIGSGAVSIMLAKIFPELKIIATDISEDALNYAKKNINRYGLESRIELYNTNLLDNIDKNIEIIVSNPPYICKEFDLPKPVLFEPKSALIGGESGDELLRKIILTAKDRDIPHLVCEMGYDQREPIFNFCKSMNLSEPIFYKDLADLDRGFYLKL
- the soxX gene encoding sulfur oxidation c-type cytochrome SoxX yields the protein MHRNRSLMLSAGLLAFCLSETLYSADLKSIVEMPDASKILKKDKLAPPKKYVMPKECIITDPLAIARGEYIFHNLNGKKAKSKPPKGLAKFVIAGGKKKPKQYGNCVACHNIEGAKGGGNIGPDLHNYKKHFIDTGVRTYEYVYQQIADPRVHNPNTHMTVNLTTGLFTPREICDITSYVVSEKK
- the soxZ gene encoding thiosulfate oxidation carrier complex protein SoxZ yields the protein MAKRKSLIKIKPKKYKVGDTVKVDFIVIHPMDTGMRKDKKTGKIIPAHYINDVQFFYNDQLVTKMIVWESVSTNPYFSINMKITGRGVIKVVYKDNQGEVHEKTKKVKPKKG
- a CDS encoding M48 family metallopeptidase; the encoded protein is MVEVLSIIFFLYVLIKIYISVMQIGYVSKAKDMPPVLMKPSSWIKSAKYLITNERLKILETLVEYALFIFWLSWGIRWIDTMTWNIDPVIQAAIAVNIFLIVNYIVELPFTIYQTFVIDERFKFNHSTPELFIKDQIKGGLLTLIIASILSASVAWIIINVPSWWFFSFLLIFSVIVLLNLLFPTYIAPMFNKFTPLKDEALSEKIKNLLQKSGFESEGVFVVDASKRDARLNAYFGGLGKSKRVVLFDTLLDKLSNNELLAVLGHELGHFKHNDIYKNIAMLGAILFVGFYILGHLPSQLFMELGVRETPAMIEILFMLLISVYLFIFMPVMSLVSRRNEYEADRYAVEIHGNSEDLISALKKLVDENKSFPLSHKLTIFFYHSHPPVVERLKALGDKSIKFENRDEALKGDCNI
- the soxA gene encoding sulfur oxidation c-type cytochrome SoxA — translated: MRKMISLIAASALTVSLTMASEQFSMSDADRALYQEMLENNPADIFVEEGSELFDELVTEEALAKFLGVKVDELPKTIASFPRYIPQVDEVLGLDQVLQAVMYLNGHKPYKLKSSEMFEMLAYAKSLANDEQINIDVNANKKMQESFKLGEKMFMTKRGKRGLSCNSCHSKEVVGLILRTQPLPNLGDVNAGGTWPAYRMTKSSLRTLQRRFQGCMKNALLAVLPIGSKEMVALEVYVTNLAKKKDKKISIPGLKR
- a CDS encoding HAD family hydrolase; amino-acid sequence: MKTVIFDLDGTLVDTHADITASINHVRREIYGLEPMSADEITKLMNIPGLNLAYEFYGVKNYEPEAENLFEEHYSKQCLLNAKTFDGIIEVLDHLLGAKCELFVATNAPTVTSKLILQNNGIERCFKDIVGADLVKNPKPHPEMIHKICEAANYDEIWMIGDSPKDIMAAEQANVNAIFASWGYSKVLPKEMSHIKSVSKPLELTEILF